A stretch of Methylogaea oryzae DNA encodes these proteins:
- a CDS encoding ArsR/SmtB family transcription factor — translation MNAPTDMPIIADDREIERAAHCLKAMSHPLRLKILCVLGSNAVSVQDIVEQVGTTQSNISQHLAVLRNKGILAYRKDANRVYYYVDDQRMLQLIGMMKEVFCSH, via the coding sequence ATGAACGCCCCAACGGATATGCCCATCATCGCGGACGACCGTGAAATCGAGCGCGCGGCGCATTGCCTCAAGGCCATGTCCCACCCGCTCAGGCTGAAAATCCTCTGCGTTCTGGGCAGCAACGCCGTCAGCGTGCAAGACATCGTGGAACAGGTGGGGACGACCCAAAGCAATATCTCGCAGCACCTGGCGGTTCTGCGCAACAAAGGCATCCTCGCTTACCGCAAGGATGCGAACCGCGTTTATTACTACGTGGACGACCAACGCATGCTGCAGCTGATCGGCATGATGAAAGAAGTTTTTTGCAGCCACTGA
- a CDS encoding rhodanese-like domain-containing protein, whose protein sequence is MPVDRLIEFASNHWMMISGLLIVLVLLIQDIMESAMRKYKVVSALSTVTLMNQEDTLVLDVREPDEYAKGHIDGARLMTLGRVAERAHELESHKNKPIVVVCQSGTRSPEACKILMKQGFNQVHNLAGGMMEWEEAKLPVTSKNKK, encoded by the coding sequence ATGCCCGTAGACAGACTGATTGAATTTGCCAGCAACCATTGGATGATGATCAGCGGCTTGCTGATCGTGCTCGTGCTGCTGATCCAGGACATCATGGAAAGCGCCATGCGCAAATACAAGGTGGTATCCGCCTTGAGCACCGTGACCCTCATGAACCAGGAAGACACTTTGGTGCTGGACGTGCGCGAGCCCGACGAATACGCCAAAGGGCATATCGACGGCGCACGCCTCATGACGCTGGGCCGGGTGGCGGAGCGCGCCCACGAATTGGAATCCCACAAGAACAAACCCATCGTGGTGGTTTGCCAGTCCGGCACCCGCTCTCCTGAAGCTTGCAAAATCCTCATGAAGCAGGGCTTCAACCAAGTCCACAACTTGGCCGGCGGCATGATGGAGTGGGAAGAGGCCAAGCTCCCAGTCACCTCGAAAAACAAAAAATAG